The DNA window TCGACGATCCCGAGGTGCACAACCTCCACACGGCCTCCGGTGGTGTGGGCTGGACCTCGATCAGCTTCGCGCTGTCGGCGCAGGTCGGCATGGTCGCTACGCACCTGTCGCTCGCGGGCGCGGCGGTCCTGGTCGGCACGATCCTCGGCTGGTGGTACGCCGTGCTGTTGTGCGTCGCCACGCTAGCGGTGGAGGCGTGGCTCGCTCGGGAGCGGCGGGTGGAGAGCGGGATCTGGGCCGGTGACACCGAGGGCCAACGGCGTTCGGAGTACGTGTTCGACCTCGCGATGAGCCGCTCGGCGAAGGAACTCCGGGTGTTCGGCCTCGCGTCGTGGCTCACGAACAGCTATGCCGCGCTGTGGAACGCGATCATGGCACCGGTCTGGGCGGGCCGGCGACGTACGACACTCGTCACCACCGCCGCGTTCGTCGGCTACCTCGGCGTCCTGCTGTGGGGACTCGTCGCGAGCATCCGCGCGGGTACGGCAGGCGGCCTGTCGCTCACGCAGGTCGGCACCGTGATCCCTGCCCTGCTTGCCGTTCCGGCGACGCTGGGGGCGGCGCTGATGTGGAACTCCGGCCTGGGCAGCGGGCAGACCGGCCGGCAGGCGCTGCGCGCGCTCCGCGAGTTGTCCGCACGAGTCGGCGAGCCGTCACCTCGCGACGGCAGGCCGCCGAGCTGGGGCGATCAGCTGGAGGTCGTCTTCGAAGACGTCGGCTTCCGTTATCCAGGCCAGAGCCGCGACGTTCTCAGCGGCCTCTCGTTGCGGATCGCACCGCGCGAACGGCTCGCGCTGGTGGGCGTCAACGGCGCCGGGAAGTCCACGCTCGTCAAGCTGCTCGCCGGCGTGTATCAGCCGACCAGTGGCCGTGTGCTGGTCAACGGCACGGACCTGGCGACGCTGAACGAGGCCGCGCTGGCTCGCTGGCAGGCCAGGGTCACGGCGATCACGCAGGACTTCGCCTGCCTCCCGATGACCGCTGCCGAGAACGTCCTTCTGGGTAAGGGAGATCGCGACATCTGGTCCGCCGCGCACCGGTCGGGTGCTGCCGGATTCGTCGGCGAGTTGCCGCGCGGCTGGGAGACCGTTCTCTCCGCCGAGTTCGACGGCGGCGTCGACCTGTCCGCCGGCCAGTGGCAGCGGCTCGCGCTCGCCCGCGCGCTGGTAGCGGTCGAGGGCGGTGCCGGTCTGCTGGTCCTCGATGAGCCCGCCGCCGCGCTCGACGTTCGCGCCGAGGCCGACCTGGTGGACCGGTACCTCGAGCACACCGAGGGCGTCTCCTCGCTGGTCATCTCGCACCGCTTCTCCGTCGTACGTCCGGCCGATCGCATCGTGGTCCTCGCCGACGGGCGGATCGCCGAGTCCGGCACGCACGACGAGCTGATGGCCGCCGGCGGCCGGTACGCGGCGATGTTCACGCTGCAGGCGGACCGGTACACACGGACGGAGGAGGGCCGATGACCTTCCGCCTGTGGTTCGGCATGGCGTTCGGTACG is part of the Tenggerimyces flavus genome and encodes:
- a CDS encoding ABC transporter ATP-binding protein, which translates into the protein MINLLLYGFRVAPGYLVAALACAVAGSLTGTALLFLTGRVIGSDPELGSFALPALLLVVAFLVSSALPLVEEHLKAGLEATAKVAVEYARVEPFVRPRGIAHLDDPEVHNLHTASGGVGWTSISFALSAQVGMVATHLSLAGAAVLVGTILGWWYAVLLCVATLAVEAWLARERRVESGIWAGDTEGQRRSEYVFDLAMSRSAKELRVFGLASWLTNSYAALWNAIMAPVWAGRRRTTLVTTAAFVGYLGVLLWGLVASIRAGTAGGLSLTQVGTVIPALLAVPATLGAALMWNSGLGSGQTGRQALRALRELSARVGEPSPRDGRPPSWGDQLEVVFEDVGFRYPGQSRDVLSGLSLRIAPRERLALVGVNGAGKSTLVKLLAGVYQPTSGRVLVNGTDLATLNEAALARWQARVTAITQDFACLPMTAAENVLLGKGDRDIWSAAHRSGAAGFVGELPRGWETVLSAEFDGGVDLSAGQWQRLALARALVAVEGGAGLLVLDEPAAALDVRAEADLVDRYLEHTEGVSSLVISHRFSVVRPADRIVVLADGRIAESGTHDELMAAGGRYAAMFTLQADRYTRTEEGR